From a single Daphnia pulex isolate KAP4 chromosome 2, ASM2113471v1 genomic region:
- the LOC124203659 gene encoding uncharacterized protein LOC124203659: MATIDKEPDDNTSLAIVPVIISANGIDFSTFAFLDPGATVNVMREDIAEKLKCSGKMEKVSFGTFHGIDPEFDSMKVSVTIKSLDRSFEAELLKVSTVPKGYLKLPRPIEELKEVRERYAHLSDVKLASLGEPTILIGGGNQWLHLRMDERRPPDGINAPFGIHTPFGWTCVGEFTSPSEATTVCRSDKPLLPIQKLCYSIQESPTEELLLRQVEKLWETDSFPIVTPVKPLESAEDQLARNKLDASIKFDGTRFEVGLPWISDKVTLPDNYLPVLRRLYSVEHKFSRDSAFAEKYAAVIDDYISKGFAKPLKKSELTGTFGRNWYLPHHGVVNPQKPGKVRVVFDASAKHEGVALNEVLLKGPSLVNDIGTTLLLFREKTFSLSGDIQQMFLQVGVKKEDRSALRFLWRPPGNKNPPTIYEMQRQIFGSISSPFICSQVLRHVADLYREEFPEAAQRIYTNFYVDNLLDSFYTEEEAIQAVKDSTALLKKGGFHLNQWLSSSRQVLALVPECDRNQPRLNLDLDDLPTERTLGVLYDSESDHFIFDVKCNVEANTKRQILSAVSTLFDPLGFLSPIVLLAKRILQELWLVGVDWDQPIPNSIMQQWNQWTETLNCLKNFKVPRALTLSNEIKNIQLHAFCDASTLGFGSVVYLRVTYATDVVAVNFVSSKSRVAPLRPLTVPKLELQGAIVALRLVKFIQSSLRITISQVFYWSDSKTVLQWIASKTCRFQTFVANRVSEILEHSRPIEWRHVPGVENPADECSRGLFPAEIMENDRWLTGPAFLKQEDVDWPQPIKLPEPNEDDPEVSATKWVGVIYGPAPENRLRTLLERYSDYGLAMRVVAWMLRFIFNSRLKSAKERRGSFLSVKAIQQAGNQCIRSAQLECYPEEMAALEKKRSLKSSSPLLKLSPFIDKDGVMRVGGRLDYGPFSFDVKHPKILPHEHPITRLIIMREHDLLVHPSAERLLSSIRSRFWIIKGRVAIKRYLYKCLTCKRHRAMPCIPLMAPLPRHRLAPFNRPFTYVGLDFFGPCNITIYRRKEKRYVLLFTCLNTRAVHLEVTASLDLSSFLIAFASFAARRGRPSVVYSDNGTQIVAGNKEIQQGIERLKKQNVVGQMIKQEIEWHFSPPSAPHFGGVWESLVKSAKVALEAIVESRPLTEELLRGFVIQAESLLNGRPLTHVSVDPRDPEPLTPNHFLLLQGSPNSEDDVIGDEELYSRKHWEAMQVMSTHFWRRWLQEYLPTITDRRKWLFDKKNLAVDDVVLVVTPNSPRGHWPIGRVTRVVLSPDGVVRSVFVKTSAGEYHRPVAKLCLLETSTEE, translated from the coding sequence ATGGCTACAATTGATAAAGAGCCTGATGACAACACATCACTAGCCATCGTTCCAGTAATAATTTCGGCAAACGGAATCGACTTCTCCACATTCGCCTTTTTAGATCCTGGAGCAACTGTAAACGTAATGCGTGAAGATATCGCAGAAAAGTTAAAATGCTcaggaaaaatggaaaaagtttCCTTCGGAACATTTCACGGTATTGATCCGGAGTTTGACTCTATGAAAGTCAGCGTGACAATCAAATCTCTCGATAGGTCGTTTGAAGCCGAACTACTGAAGGTTTCAACAGTACCGAAAGGGTATTTAAAGCTGCCTCGCCCAATTGAAGAATTAAAGGAGGTACGCGAACGATATGCTCATCTAAGCGACGTCAAGCTTGCATCGCTAGGAGAGCCGACTATTCTGATTGGCGGAGGAAATCAATGGCTTCATCTTCGAATGGACGAAAGACGTCCTCCTGATGGAATCAACGCACCCTTTGGAATTCACACTCCGTTCGGATGGACGTGTGTAGGAGAGTTCACTTCACCATCAGAAGCAACAACCGTATGCAGATCGGATAAACCGCTGCTCCCTATTCAAAAACTTTGTTATAGTATTCAAGAGTCGCCTACAGAAGAGCTCCTTCTCCGTCAAGTGGAGAAATTATGGGAAACTGATAGTTTTCCTATCGTCACCCCTGTGAAACCGTTAGAATCGGCTGAAGATCAACTGGCAAGAAACAAGCTGGACGCAAGCATCAAATTCGACGGTACCAGATTTGAAGTTGGTCTGCCATGGATCTCAGACAAGGTGACTCTTCCGGATAATTATTTACCAGTTCTTCGTCGTCTCTATTCCGTCGAACATAAATTTAGTCGTGACTCCGCCTTTGCGGAGAAATATGCAGCTGTGATTGACGACTACATCAGTAAAGGATTCGCCAAGCCGCTCAAGAAGAGTGAACTTACCGGTACATTCGGAAGAAATTGGTACCTTCCTCATCATGGAGTTGTCAACCCACAGAAGCCAGGAAAAGTGAGAGTTGTTTTCGACGCATCAGCCAAACATGAAGGAGTGGCTCTGAATGAAGTACTGTTGAAAGGTCCTAGTCTTGTCAATGACATAGGAACTACACTTCTTCTATTTCGCGAAAAAACTTTCTCTTTATCAGGAGATATCCAGCAAATGTTTCTCCAAGTTGgcgtaaaaaaggaagatcgTTCGGCTCTTCGTTTCTTATGGCGTCCTCctggaaataaaaatccgCCTACGATATACGAGATGCAGCGACAAATCTTCGGATCGATTTCTTCTCCCTTTATCTGCTCGCAAGTTCTTCGACATGTAGCCGATCTTTATAGGGAGGAATTTCCGGAAGCTGCTCAACGTATTTACACCAACTTCTACGTCGATAATCTTTTAGATTCCTTTTAcacggaagaagaagcaattCAAGCCGTAAAGGATTCCACCGCACTATTGAAAAAAGGAGGCTTCCATCTCAATCAGTGGCTCTCGTCATCTCGTCAAGTTTTAGCTCTCGTTCCAGAATGTGATCGCAATCAACCTCGTCTCAACTTGGATCTTGATGACCTGCCTACTGAGAGAACTTTGGGAGTCTTATATGACAGTGAAAGCGACCACTTCATCTTCGATGTTAAATGTAATGTGGAAGCCAACACAAAACGTCAAATTCTTAGTGCTGTTTCGACTCTCTTCGATCCGTTGGGATTTTTATCCCCTATCGTTCTTCTCGCTAAACGAATTCTTCAGGAGCTGTGGCTAGTTGGAGTGGACTGGGATCAGCCGATCCCAAATTCAATTATGCAACAATGGAATCAATGGACCGAAACTCTCAACTGTTTGAAGAATTTTAAAGTCCCTCGAGCGCTCACATTAAGCAACGAAATCAAGAATATTCAACTTCACGCTTTTTGCGATGCCTCAACTCTTGGTTTCGGATCCGTTGTTTATCTTCGAGTCACCTACGCTACTGATGTCGTCGCCGTAAATTTCGTCTCGTCAAAGTCCCGCGTGGCACCTCTTCGTCCGCTTACTGTCCCGAAGTTGGAGCTTCAAGGAGCAATAGTGGCATTGCGACTTGTCAAATTCATTCAATCTTCGCTTCGCATAACAATCAGCCAAGTATTTTATTGGTCTGATTCAAAAACCGTCCTTCAGTGGATTGCCTCCAAAACCTGCCGCTTTCAAACTTTCGTCGCTAATCGTGTTTCAGAAATTTTAGAGCATTCTCGTCCGATCGAATGGCGGCATGTTCCTGGCGTCGAAAATCCTGCTGATGAATGCAGCAGAGGACTCTTCCCTGCTGAAATAATGGAAAACGATCGTTGGTTGACCGGCCCCGCCTTCTTGAAACAAGAAGATGTCGATTGGCCTCAACCTATCAAATTACCGGAGCCCAATGAAGATGATCCGGAAGTTTCTGCAACCAAGTGGGTGGGAGTCATCTACGGCCCCGCTCCTGAAAACAGGCTCCGCACTCTATTGGAAAGATACTCTGATTATGGCCTGGCCATGAGAGTCGTGGCCTGGATGCTCCGCTTTATCTTCAATTCCAGGTTGAAATCAGCCAAAGAACGTCGCGGATCTTTTCTTAGCGTCAAAGCTATTCAACAAGCCGGAAATCAATGCATCCGGTCAGCTCAATTGGAATGTTATCCCGAAGAGATGGCGGCGCTGGAGAAGAAACGTTCTCTCAAATCCAGTTCTCCGTTATTGAAACTTTCGCCGTTTATCGATAAAGATGGTGTGATGCGCGTTGGAGGTAGGCTTGATTATGGCCCCTTTTCGTTTGATGTTAAACATCCAAAAATCCTCCCGCATGAACATCCAATCACTCGGCTAATCATCATGAGAGAACATGATCTACTGGTTCATCCGTCAGCTGAAAGACTTCTCAGCTCTATCAGATCTCGATTTTGGATCATCAAAGGAAGAGTAGCCATCAAACGATATTTATACAAATGTCTAACCTGCAAGCGTCATCGAGCGATGCCCTGCATTCCGTTAATGGCCCCGCTTCCAAGACATCGTCTAGCTCCTTTCAATCGCCCCTTCACTTATGTGGGTTTGGATTTTTTCGGCCCTTGCAACATCACTATTTATCGTCGCAAGGAAAAGCGTTACGTCTTGCTCTTCACTTGCCTCAACACTAGAGCAGTGCATCTTGAAGTGACAGCTTCGCTTGATTTATCTTCGTTCTTGATCGCCTTCGCTTCGTTTGCGGCCCGCAGAGGTCGTCCTTCTGTAGTTTACAGTGACAACGGAACCCAAATTGTTGCTGGCAACAAGGAAATTCAGCAAGGGATCGAGcgtcttaaaaaacaaaacgtcgTCGGCCAAATGATCAAGCAAGAAATTGAGTGGCACTTTTCACCTCCATCGGCTCCACATTTCGGCGGAGTCTGGGAAAGTTTGGTGAAATCAGCAAAGGTGGCCTTAGAAGCCATTGTGGAATCGCGGCCGCTCACGGAAGAATTATTACGCGGTTTTGTGATTCAAGCCGAGTCGTTATTAAATGGACGTCCGCTCACTCATGTCAGCGTGGACCCTCGTGATCCGGAACCTCTCACACCGAAtcattttttacttcttcaaGGATCTCCAAATTCCGAAGATGACGTCATTGGAGATGAAGAACTATATTCGCGAAAGCATTGGGAGGCTATGCAGGTCATGTCGACTCACTTCTGGCGTCGATGGCTTCAAGAGTACCTTCCAACCATCACCGATCGTCGAAAATGGCTTTTTGACAAGAAGAATTTAGCTGTTGATGACGTCGTCTTGGTGGTGACTCCGAATTCTCCGCGAGGACATTGGCCCATTGGCCGAGTAACCAGAGTCGTCCTCAGCCCTGATGGAGTCGTCCGTTCGGTTTTCGTCAAGACATCCGCTGGAGAGTATCACCGTCCGGTGGCCAAGCTATGTTTATTGGAAACTAGCACTGaagaataa